In a genomic window of Variovorax paradoxus:
- a CDS encoding DUF2242 domain-containing protein: MPTLPSTFLRPRSSVLVLALLSALVLAGCGSSARRVSYDTEEFDSTTTHTRSYEATEAQTCEAARRALLSQGYMVTAANADLVTARKSFQPAAEVHVEVEFRVVCAAEGGRGGKGARPKSTVAFATALQDRYGLKKVNNSASLGVGAFGSLSLPLTGSDDAMVKVASQTLTDERFYDRFFALLDRFLEGQEPGAEEPEDLPEPAPPAPAATPAPSQAPATTFPVPTSPNRG, encoded by the coding sequence ATGCCGACCCTGCCTTCGACCTTCCTCCGCCCTCGTTCCTCCGTCCTCGTCCTCGCGCTCTTGTCGGCGCTGGTGCTCGCGGGCTGCGGCAGCAGTGCGCGCCGCGTTTCCTACGACACCGAGGAGTTCGACTCCACCACCACCCACACGCGCAGCTACGAGGCCACCGAGGCCCAGACCTGCGAGGCCGCGCGCCGCGCGCTTCTGAGCCAGGGCTACATGGTCACGGCCGCCAATGCCGACCTGGTGACGGCCCGCAAGAGCTTCCAGCCGGCGGCCGAGGTGCATGTGGAGGTCGAGTTCCGCGTGGTCTGCGCGGCCGAGGGCGGCCGGGGCGGCAAGGGCGCCAGGCCGAAGAGCACGGTGGCCTTCGCGACCGCGCTGCAGGACCGCTACGGCCTCAAGAAGGTCAACAACTCGGCGAGCCTGGGCGTGGGCGCCTTCGGCTCGCTGTCGCTGCCGCTGACCGGCAGCGACGACGCGATGGTCAAGGTGGCGAGCCAGACGCTGACCGACGAGCGCTTCTACGACCGCTTCTTCGCGCTGCTCGACCGCTTCCTCGAAGGGCAGGAGCCGGGCGCGGAAGAGCCCGAGGACCTGCCCGAACCCGCGCCGCCGGCACCCGCCGCTACCCCGGCCCCGTCCCAGGCTCCGGCCACCACCTTCCCGGTGCCGACCTCGCCCAACCGCGGCTGA
- a CDS encoding nucleoside/nucleotide kinase family protein yields the protein MNTLGSVENARIQKLLAGGQRKLLGLVGAPGAGKSTLAALLRDALGAERAQVVPMDGFHLANVELQRLGRADRKGAPDTFDSAGYVALLQRLRAQRPGGDIVYAPEFRREIEEPVAGAIAVLPETQLVITEGNYLLHDTGPWAGAAALLDEVWYVDIDDALREARLVRRHEQFGRSAEAARAWVAQTDAPNARLIAATRARASHVVVLS from the coding sequence GTGAACACACTTGGCTCCGTCGAGAACGCGCGCATCCAGAAACTCCTTGCCGGCGGCCAGCGCAAGCTGCTCGGCCTGGTCGGCGCCCCCGGCGCCGGCAAGTCCACGCTCGCGGCGCTGCTGCGCGACGCGCTCGGCGCCGAGCGCGCGCAGGTGGTGCCGATGGACGGCTTCCACCTCGCCAACGTCGAGCTGCAACGGCTCGGCCGCGCCGACCGCAAGGGCGCGCCCGACACCTTCGACAGCGCCGGCTACGTGGCGCTGCTGCAGCGGCTGCGCGCGCAGCGGCCCGGCGGCGACATCGTCTATGCGCCCGAGTTCCGGCGCGAGATCGAGGAGCCGGTGGCCGGCGCGATCGCGGTGCTGCCCGAGACGCAGCTCGTGATCACCGAAGGCAACTACCTGCTGCACGACACCGGGCCCTGGGCCGGCGCGGCGGCGCTGCTCGACGAGGTCTGGTACGTGGACATCGACGACGCGCTGCGCGAGGCGCGGCTGGTGCGCCGGCACGAGCAGTTCGGCCGCAGCGCCGAGGCGGCGCGCGCGTGGGTGGCGCAGACCGATGCGCCGAACGCGCGGCTGATCGCGGCCACGCGCGCTCGGGCCAGCCACGTCGTCGTGCTTTCCTGA
- a CDS encoding alpha-ketoglutarate-dependent dioxygenase AlkB — MNRPPIYLDPAFVASPDALLGWVQAAVTWDERMKARKTASFGVPYDYSQIRYEAVPMPSVLDDLCERIEARLGFRPNNCLLNHYPDGASSMGFHSDDTEVLSPGTGVAIVSVGSERSIVYRSKADSSVRHDFPLPHGSLLYMSDAVQQDWLHAIPKAQVVGERISLTFRSIHRPTNPA, encoded by the coding sequence ATGAACCGTCCGCCGATCTACCTCGACCCCGCGTTCGTCGCGTCGCCCGATGCCCTGCTCGGGTGGGTCCAGGCCGCGGTGACGTGGGACGAGCGCATGAAGGCGCGCAAGACGGCCAGCTTCGGTGTGCCGTACGACTATTCGCAGATCCGCTACGAGGCGGTGCCGATGCCGTCCGTGCTCGACGATCTCTGCGAGCGGATCGAGGCGAGGCTGGGGTTCCGTCCGAACAACTGCCTGCTGAACCACTATCCCGATGGAGCCTCGTCGATGGGCTTCCATTCCGACGACACCGAGGTTCTGTCCCCGGGCACTGGCGTAGCCATCGTGTCGGTGGGCAGCGAGCGCTCGATCGTCTACCGCAGCAAGGCCGACAGCAGCGTCCGGCACGACTTCCCGCTGCCGCACGGATCGCTGCTGTACATGTCGGATGCGGTCCAGCAGGACTGGTTGCACGCAATCCCCAAGGCACAAGTCGTTGGCGAGCGGATCAGTCTCACTTTCAGATCCATCCATCGTCCGACGAATCCGGCCTGA
- a CDS encoding Glu/Leu/Phe/Val dehydrogenase, protein MSEKLSFVTPTANSPWGTYLSQVDRVVPYLGPLARWVETLKRPKRALIVDVPIEMDDGTIAHFEGYRVQHNMSRGPGKGGVRFHPDVTLEEVMALSAWMTIKTAAVNLPYGGAKGGIRVDPKKLSQNELEKITRRYTSEIGIIIGPHTDIPAPDVNTNGQIMAWMMDTYSMNVGGTATGVVTGKPLHLGGSLGRVKATGRGVFVTGREAARRLGLDLRGARIAVQGFGNVGSVAAELFAEAGAKIVAVQDHTGTIVNDKGLDLAQLVPISRTDGVVGFKAGGDIVPNEDFWSVACDILIPAALEGQITAERAKTTTAKLVLEGANGPTVPQADDILAERGVLVVPDVICNAGGVTVSYFEWVQDFSSFFWDEDEINVRLDRIMMNALNQIWDTADKHKITLRTATYAVACERILMARQERGLYP, encoded by the coding sequence ATGAGCGAAAAACTCTCCTTCGTCACGCCGACGGCCAACAGCCCCTGGGGCACCTACCTGTCGCAGGTCGATCGCGTGGTGCCCTACCTGGGCCCGCTCGCCCGCTGGGTCGAAACCCTCAAGCGCCCCAAGCGCGCGCTGATCGTCGACGTGCCGATCGAGATGGACGACGGCACCATCGCCCACTTCGAGGGCTACCGCGTGCAGCACAACATGAGCCGCGGCCCGGGCAAGGGCGGCGTGCGCTTCCACCCCGACGTCACGCTCGAGGAAGTGATGGCCCTGTCGGCCTGGATGACCATCAAGACGGCCGCCGTCAACCTGCCGTACGGCGGTGCCAAGGGCGGCATCCGCGTCGACCCGAAGAAGCTGTCGCAGAACGAGCTCGAGAAGATCACGCGCCGCTACACCAGCGAGATCGGCATCATCATCGGCCCGCACACCGACATCCCCGCGCCCGACGTCAACACCAACGGCCAGATCATGGCGTGGATGATGGACACGTACTCGATGAACGTCGGCGGCACCGCCACCGGCGTGGTCACCGGCAAGCCGCTGCACCTGGGCGGTTCGCTGGGCCGCGTCAAGGCCACCGGCCGCGGCGTGTTCGTCACCGGCCGCGAAGCCGCGCGCCGCCTCGGCCTCGACCTGCGCGGCGCGCGCATCGCGGTGCAGGGCTTCGGCAACGTGGGCTCGGTCGCGGCCGAGCTGTTCGCCGAGGCGGGCGCCAAGATCGTCGCGGTGCAGGACCACACCGGCACCATCGTCAACGACAAGGGCCTCGACCTCGCGCAGCTGGTGCCGATCTCGCGCACCGACGGCGTGGTCGGCTTCAAGGCCGGCGGCGACATCGTGCCGAACGAGGACTTCTGGAGCGTCGCCTGCGACATCCTGATCCCCGCCGCGCTCGAAGGCCAGATCACGGCCGAGCGCGCGAAGACGACCACTGCCAAGCTGGTGCTCGAGGGCGCCAACGGCCCCACCGTGCCGCAGGCCGACGACATCCTCGCCGAGCGCGGCGTGCTGGTGGTGCCCGACGTGATCTGCAATGCCGGCGGCGTGACCGTCAGCTACTTCGAATGGGTGCAGGACTTCTCGTCCTTCTTCTGGGACGAGGACGAGATCAACGTGCGCCTCGACCGCATCATGATGAACGCCCTCAACCAGATCTGGGACACGGCCGACAAGCACAAGATCACCCTGCGCACCGCGACCTACGCGGTGGCTTGCGAGCGGATCCTGATGGCGCGCCAGGAGCGCGGACTGTACCCCTGA
- a CDS encoding L-glutamate gamma-semialdehyde dehydrogenase, producing MRLPDPYRPETEVVAHRLALLEGALDWTAASTVATPWVQAVRDHPPPFWAMESLLREYPISSAEGLALMRLAEALLRVPDAETAIALTADQLGRADFEGAADSTLSRLSSAAIAMSKRFLPEADHPPGLMARLGARTVVAATLRAVQLLGRQFVLGQTIAEAMDEARAAHRKQSALCFSYDMLGEGARTDEDALRYLESYTRAIAAIAQGADPTAAPERNDGISIKLSALHPRYEDAQRERVLRELVPRVWLLCERAAAANLNLTIDAEEVDRLELSLDVFDALAARVAAEHPQWRGFGLALQAYQTRALELIEHVTAIARRYGLRLMCRLVKGAYWDAEIKRAQELGLPHYPVFTHKHHSDVSYLACAQALLAAPDAIYPQFATHNAGTIAAILQMAQRQGAPFELQRLHGMGEGVYREVMKHTGASVRVYAPVGRHKDLLAYLVRRLLENGANSSFVNQLGDPGVPIATLLVSPLWLERENPQLPLPPLLYGPAPARRNSDGLDLTVDAMRAPLFAALAATAVPVVPEADPVSVARAVAASAAAFRAWRNTPVATRAAALRRAADAFQAQLPRLCALLVKEAFKTWGDAVSEVREAIDFLRYYADEAERLMQPVLLPGPTGERNELRLTARGPWVCISPWNFPLAIFTGQVAAALATGNTVLAKPAEQTPAIAREAVALLHAAGIPADALQLLHGAGETVGAALVAAPGVAGVVFTGSTQVAKIIHRALAGKDGPIVPLIAETGGINAMLVDSSALPEQVADAVVQSAFRSAGQRCSALRLLVLHEGIADGVIEMIRGAAAELSAGDPALLATDVGPVIDREAADNIRRHLARLDREAKRVLAPTETDDASSTLIAPAAYEVGAIEDVRSEIFGPVLQIVRWGSGALSDPAEVIERINALGYGLTLGIQTRIDSRAQALAVRAHVGNVYVNRNIIGAVVGVQPFGGEGLSGTGPKAGGPNYLPRFCAEQTVTVNTTAAGGNAALLSTVA from the coding sequence ATGCGCCTGCCCGACCCCTACCGACCCGAGACCGAGGTCGTCGCCCATCGACTCGCCCTGCTCGAGGGTGCGCTCGACTGGACCGCGGCCTCGACCGTTGCCACGCCCTGGGTGCAGGCGGTGCGCGACCATCCGCCGCCGTTCTGGGCCATGGAGAGCCTGCTGCGCGAATACCCGATCTCGAGCGCCGAGGGCCTCGCGCTGATGCGCCTGGCCGAGGCGCTGCTGCGCGTGCCCGATGCCGAGACCGCCATCGCGCTCACGGCCGACCAGCTCGGCCGCGCCGATTTCGAGGGCGCGGCCGATTCCACGCTGTCGCGCCTGTCGTCGGCCGCGATCGCGATGTCGAAGCGCTTCCTGCCCGAGGCCGACCATCCGCCCGGCCTGATGGCCCGGCTCGGCGCGCGCACCGTGGTCGCCGCCACGCTGCGCGCGGTGCAACTGCTGGGCCGGCAGTTCGTGCTGGGCCAGACCATCGCCGAGGCGATGGACGAGGCCCGTGCCGCGCACCGCAAGCAGTCCGCCCTGTGCTTCAGCTACGACATGCTCGGCGAGGGCGCGCGCACCGACGAGGACGCCCTGCGCTACCTCGAGAGCTACACCCGCGCCATCGCCGCGATCGCCCAGGGCGCCGATCCCACCGCCGCGCCCGAGCGCAACGACGGCATCTCGATCAAGCTCAGCGCGCTGCATCCGCGCTATGAAGACGCGCAGCGCGAGCGCGTGCTGCGCGAGCTGGTGCCGCGTGTGTGGCTGCTGTGCGAGCGCGCGGCCGCGGCCAACCTCAACCTCACCATCGATGCCGAGGAGGTCGACCGGCTCGAGCTCTCGCTCGACGTGTTCGACGCGCTGGCGGCCCGCGTCGCCGCCGAGCATCCGCAATGGCGCGGCTTCGGCCTCGCGCTGCAGGCCTACCAGACGCGCGCGCTCGAGCTGATCGAGCACGTCACCGCGATCGCGCGCCGCTACGGCCTGCGGCTGATGTGCCGGCTGGTCAAGGGCGCCTACTGGGACGCCGAGATCAAGCGCGCGCAGGAGCTCGGCCTGCCGCACTATCCCGTGTTCACCCACAAGCACCACAGCGACGTCAGCTACCTGGCCTGCGCGCAGGCGCTGCTGGCCGCGCCCGACGCGATCTATCCGCAGTTCGCCACCCACAACGCGGGCACCATCGCGGCCATCCTGCAGATGGCGCAGCGCCAGGGCGCGCCCTTCGAGCTGCAGCGGCTGCATGGCATGGGCGAGGGCGTCTACCGCGAAGTCATGAAGCACACGGGCGCCTCGGTGCGCGTGTACGCGCCGGTCGGCCGCCACAAGGACCTGCTGGCCTACCTGGTGCGCCGCCTGCTCGAGAACGGCGCCAACTCCTCCTTCGTCAACCAGCTCGGCGACCCCGGCGTGCCCATCGCCACGCTGCTGGTCTCGCCGCTGTGGCTGGAGCGCGAGAACCCGCAACTGCCGCTGCCGCCGCTGCTCTACGGGCCGGCGCCCGCGCGGCGCAACAGCGACGGGCTCGACCTCACGGTCGACGCCATGCGCGCGCCGCTGTTCGCCGCGCTGGCCGCGACCGCAGTGCCGGTCGTGCCCGAGGCCGATCCCGTGAGCGTCGCGCGCGCCGTGGCCGCGAGCGCCGCCGCCTTCCGCGCCTGGCGCAATACGCCGGTGGCAACGCGCGCCGCCGCGCTGCGCCGCGCGGCCGATGCCTTCCAGGCGCAACTGCCGCGCCTGTGCGCGCTGCTCGTCAAGGAGGCCTTCAAGACCTGGGGCGACGCGGTGTCCGAGGTGCGCGAGGCGATCGACTTCTTGCGCTACTACGCCGACGAGGCCGAGCGCCTGATGCAGCCCGTGCTGCTGCCCGGCCCGACCGGCGAGCGCAACGAGCTGCGGCTCACCGCGCGCGGGCCCTGGGTCTGCATCAGCCCGTGGAACTTCCCGCTGGCCATCTTCACGGGCCAGGTCGCGGCCGCGCTGGCCACCGGCAACACCGTGCTCGCCAAGCCCGCCGAGCAGACGCCGGCCATCGCGCGCGAAGCGGTCGCGCTGCTGCATGCGGCCGGCATCCCGGCCGACGCGCTGCAGCTGCTGCACGGCGCCGGCGAGACCGTGGGCGCCGCGCTGGTGGCAGCGCCCGGCGTGGCCGGCGTGGTGTTCACCGGCTCGACGCAGGTGGCGAAGATCATCCATCGCGCGCTGGCGGGCAAGGACGGCCCGATCGTCCCGCTGATCGCCGAGACCGGCGGCATCAACGCGATGCTGGTCGACTCGAGCGCGCTGCCCGAGCAGGTGGCCGATGCCGTCGTGCAGAGCGCCTTCCGCTCGGCCGGCCAGCGCTGCTCGGCGCTGCGGCTGCTGGTGCTGCACGAGGGCATCGCCGACGGCGTGATCGAGATGATCCGCGGCGCGGCGGCCGAGCTGTCTGCCGGCGATCCCGCGCTGCTCGCGACCGATGTGGGCCCGGTGATCGACCGCGAGGCGGCCGACAACATCCGCCGGCATCTGGCGCGGCTGGACCGCGAAGCGAAGCGCGTGCTGGCGCCCACGGAAACGGACGACGCCTCGTCCACCCTGATCGCGCCGGCCGCCTATGAAGTGGGCGCCATCGAGGACGTGCGCAGCGAGATCTTCGGCCCCGTGCTGCAGATCGTGCGCTGGGGCTCGGGCGCGCTGAGCGACCCGGCCGAGGTGATCGAGCGCATCAACGCGCTCGGCTACGGCCTCACGCTCGGCATCCAGACGCGCATCGATTCGCGCGCCCAGGCGCTGGCCGTGCGCGCCCACGTGGGCAACGTCTACGTCAACCGCAACATCATCGGCGCGGTGGTCGGCGTGCAGCCCTTCGGCGGCGAAGGGCTCAGCGGCACCGGGCCCAAGGCGGGCGGCCCGAACTACCTGCCGCGCTTCTGCGCCGAGCAGACCGTGACGGTCAACACGACGGCCGCGGGCGGCAACGCGGCGCTGCTGAGCACGGTGGCGTAG
- a CDS encoding Lrp/AsnC ligand binding domain-containing protein, translating to MTDLDRVDLRLLKILQEDGRITNLKLAEAVALSPTAVLARVQRLTREGFIQGYEARLDAERLGRGFTVFVEVLLDRTTPNVFDQFKAAVQVREEIVECHMVAGGFDYLLKTRMADMAAYRDFAGTVLWQLPGVRETRTYAVMEEVKSSARIPLGI from the coding sequence ATGACCGACCTGGACCGCGTCGATCTCCGGCTTTTGAAGATTCTTCAGGAAGACGGCCGCATCACCAACCTCAAGCTGGCCGAGGCGGTGGCGCTGTCGCCGACGGCGGTGCTCGCGCGCGTGCAGCGGCTCACGCGCGAGGGCTTCATCCAGGGTTACGAGGCGCGGCTCGACGCCGAGCGGCTGGGCCGCGGCTTCACGGTCTTCGTCGAGGTGCTGCTGGACCGCACCACGCCCAACGTGTTCGACCAGTTCAAGGCCGCGGTGCAGGTGCGCGAGGAGATCGTCGAATGCCACATGGTGGCCGGCGGCTTCGATTACCTGCTGAAGACGCGCATGGCCGACATGGCGGCCTACCGCGACTTCGCGGGCACGGTGCTGTGGCAGCTGCCGGGCGTGCGCGAGACGCGCACCTATGCCGTGATGGAGGAAGTGAAGAGCAGCGCGCGGATCCCGCTCGGGATCTGA
- a CDS encoding YggS family pyridoxal phosphate-dependent enzyme — protein sequence MTMIGDDLQHVRQRIAKACADAGRDPGAVRLLAVSKTFGPEAVREAHAAGQAAFGENYVQEGLDKIAALADLRAGLEWHCIGPLQSNKTRPVAEQFDWVHGIDRLKIAERLSAQRPAHLPPLQVCLQVNVDGGANKSGVTPEEALPLARAVAALPQLVLRGLMAIPEPAPDFEAQRALFLRAKALFDEIRGAGIALDTLSLGMSADLEAAVSAGSTMVRIGTAIFGGRPQKAA from the coding sequence ATGACGATGATTGGCGACGACCTCCAGCATGTGCGACAGCGGATCGCGAAGGCCTGCGCCGACGCCGGCCGCGACCCCGGCGCGGTGCGGCTGCTGGCGGTATCGAAGACCTTCGGGCCCGAGGCGGTGCGCGAGGCGCATGCCGCCGGCCAGGCGGCCTTCGGCGAGAACTACGTGCAGGAAGGCCTGGACAAGATCGCCGCGCTGGCCGACCTGCGCGCCGGCCTCGAATGGCACTGCATCGGCCCCCTGCAGAGCAACAAGACGCGGCCCGTGGCCGAGCAGTTCGACTGGGTGCACGGCATCGACCGGCTGAAGATCGCCGAGCGGCTCTCGGCCCAGCGCCCGGCCCACCTGCCGCCGCTGCAGGTCTGCCTGCAGGTCAACGTCGACGGCGGCGCCAACAAGTCCGGCGTCACGCCCGAGGAGGCTCTGCCGCTGGCGCGCGCTGTGGCGGCGTTGCCACAGCTGGTGCTGCGCGGGCTCATGGCGATCCCCGAACCGGCGCCCGATTTCGAGGCCCAGCGCGCGCTGTTCCTGCGCGCGAAGGCGCTGTTCGATGAAATCCGCGGCGCCGGCATCGCGCTCGACACCCTGTCGCTGGGCATGAGCGCCGACCTCGAGGCGGCGGTCAGCGCGGGCAGCACGATGGTGCGCATCGGCACGGCGATCTTCGGCGGCCGCCCGCAGAAGGCGGCCTGA
- a CDS encoding type IV pilus twitching motility protein PilT: MDITQLLAFSVKNKASDLHLSAGLPPMIRVHGDVRRINVDALDHKAVHAMVYDIMSDTHRKHYEEFLEVDFSFEIDGLARFRVNAFNQARGAAAVFRTIPSKILTLEQLNAPKIFGELALKPRGLVLVTGPTGSGKSTTLAAMINYLNENEYGHILTVEDPIEFVHESKKCLINQREVGPMTLSFSNALRSALREDPDAILVGELRDLETIRLAMTAAETGHLVFGTLHTSSAAKTIDRIIDVFPGEEKEMIRAMLSESLQAVISQTLCKTKDGMGRVAAHEIMLGTSAIRNLIREAKVAQMYSTIQTGQGQGMQTLDQNLTDLVRRNTISAAEARSKAKIPENFPG, from the coding sequence GTGGACATCACCCAACTGCTCGCGTTCAGCGTCAAGAACAAGGCTTCCGACCTGCATCTGTCGGCCGGCCTGCCGCCGATGATCCGCGTTCACGGCGATGTGCGCCGCATCAATGTCGATGCGCTGGACCACAAGGCGGTGCACGCCATGGTCTACGACATCATGAGCGACACCCACCGCAAGCACTACGAAGAGTTCCTGGAGGTCGACTTCTCGTTCGAGATCGACGGCCTGGCGCGCTTCCGGGTCAACGCCTTCAACCAGGCGCGCGGGGCGGCCGCGGTGTTCCGGACCATTCCCTCGAAGATCCTCACGCTCGAGCAGCTGAATGCACCCAAGATTTTCGGCGAACTCGCGCTCAAGCCGCGCGGCCTGGTGCTGGTAACCGGTCCCACGGGCTCGGGCAAGTCGACCACGCTGGCCGCGATGATCAACTACCTCAACGAGAACGAGTACGGCCACATCCTCACGGTCGAGGACCCGATCGAGTTCGTGCACGAGTCGAAGAAGTGCCTGATCAACCAGCGCGAGGTCGGGCCGATGACCCTGTCGTTCTCGAACGCGCTGCGCTCGGCGCTGCGCGAGGACCCCGACGCCATCCTGGTCGGCGAGTTGCGCGACCTCGAGACCATCCGCCTCGCGATGACCGCGGCCGAAACCGGCCACCTGGTGTTCGGCACCCTGCACACCTCGTCGGCCGCCAAGACCATCGACCGGATCATCGACGTGTTCCCGGGCGAGGAGAAGGAGATGATCCGCGCCATGCTGTCGGAGTCGCTGCAGGCGGTGATCTCGCAGACCCTGTGCAAGACCAAGGACGGCATGGGCCGCGTGGCGGCGCACGAGATCATGCTGGGCACCTCGGCCATCCGCAACCTGATCCGCGAGGCCAAGGTGGCGCAGATGTACTCCACGATCCAGACCGGCCAGGGCCAGGGCATGCAGACGCTGGACCAGAACCTCACGGACCTGGTGCGGCGCAATACGATCTCCGCCGCGGAAGCCCGCAGCAAAGCGAAGATTCCCGAGAATTTCCCCGGCTGA
- a CDS encoding PilT/PilU family type 4a pilus ATPase: MERDQASQFINDLLKLMVSRNGSDLFITADFPPAIKVDGKVTKVSQQALGAQHTLALTRSVMNDRQTAEFERTKECNFAISPTGIGRFRVNAFVQQGKVGMVLRTIPAKLPTIDDLGMPQVLKDVSMTKRGLCILVGATGSGKSTTLAAMIDWRNENSFGHIVTVEDPVEFVHPHKNCVVTQREVGIDTDSWEAALKNTLRQAPDVILMGEIRDRETMEHAVAFAETGHLCMATLHANSANQALDRIINFFPEERRAQLLMDLSLNLRSLVSQRLVPTEDGLGRVAAVEILLNTPLISDLIFKGEVGEIKEIMKKSRNLGMQTFDQALFDLFEAHAISFEDALRNADSANDLRLQIKLNSQRARSTDLAAGTEHFAIV, encoded by the coding sequence ATGGAACGCGATCAAGCCAGCCAGTTCATCAACGACCTGCTCAAGCTCATGGTGAGCCGCAACGGCAGCGACCTGTTCATCACGGCCGACTTCCCGCCCGCGATCAAGGTCGACGGCAAGGTCACCAAGGTCTCGCAGCAGGCGCTGGGCGCGCAGCACACGCTGGCGCTCACGCGCTCGGTGATGAACGACCGCCAGACGGCCGAGTTCGAGCGCACCAAGGAGTGCAACTTCGCGATCTCGCCGACCGGCATCGGCCGCTTCCGCGTCAACGCCTTCGTGCAGCAGGGCAAGGTCGGCATGGTGCTGCGGACCATCCCGGCCAAGCTGCCGACCATCGACGACCTGGGCATGCCGCAGGTGCTCAAGGACGTGTCGATGACCAAGCGCGGCCTGTGCATCCTGGTGGGCGCCACCGGCTCGGGCAAGTCGACCACGCTGGCCGCGATGATCGACTGGCGCAACGAGAACTCCTTCGGCCACATCGTCACGGTGGAGGACCCAGTGGAGTTCGTGCATCCGCACAAGAACTGCGTGGTGACGCAGCGCGAGGTGGGCATCGACACCGACAGCTGGGAGGCGGCGCTCAAGAACACGCTGCGCCAGGCGCCCGACGTGATCCTGATGGGCGAGATCCGCGACCGCGAGACCATGGAGCACGCGGTGGCCTTCGCCGAGACCGGCCACCTGTGCATGGCCACGCTGCACGCCAACAGCGCCAACCAGGCGCTCGACCGGATCATCAACTTCTTCCCCGAGGAGCGCCGCGCGCAGCTCCTGATGGACCTGTCGCTGAACCTGCGCTCGCTGGTCTCGCAGCGCCTGGTGCCGACCGAGGACGGCCTGGGCCGCGTGGCGGCGGTCGAGATCCTGCTGAACACGCCGCTGATCTCCGACCTGATCTTCAAGGGCGAGGTCGGCGAGATCAAGGAGATCATGAAGAAGAGCCGCAACCTCGGCATGCAGACCTTCGACCAGGCGCTGTTCGACCTGTTCGAGGCCCATGCGATCAGCTTCGAGGATGCGCTGCGCAATGCCGACTCGGCCAACGACCTGCGGCTGCAGATCAAGCTCAACAGCCAACGCGCGCGCAGCACCGACCTGGCCGCGGGCACGGAGCACTTCGCGATCGTCTGA